caaaataaatgtttatgaATATACGCAACGGTGTAACATCGTCCAACTTAAAAGGTCCAATTTATCAAACACCGCGCGCGATGAGAGATGCAAATTTAATGTCCGTCATACGTCAGAGCGCGGACCAATGTACGCAAAAAACATGGCACTATATTATTCTCTAAGTTCAAAAAGGGCTTAAATCTCAACAATTTtccgttcttttaggacataaTACTCTCGCAGTTAAAAAAGGTCTTATCTCCCTACAATTTTCTGCGCTTTTAGGACTTTTAGAAGTTGAAATTGGGATATTATTCGAAGCAAATCAAATTACAGGAATATATTGACGGTAAATTCTGTTCGCAGTTTGGTGACGGTGTGATGGAGGGACTAGGTAGtttgctaaagtttttttaacGGAATATCGGTGGATTTTTAACGTATTTTTGGAAGTGAAATGAATTTCGCAGGTTCAATTTAAATAGCGCGTTTGGAAATCAGATGTGAGGATCTGAAAAAGTAACTTTCACCACATTaacgggtaaaggcttactttgctattcgaaaacagatagccaaattgcattttatccactatagtgcaaagtaatttcatacaaattttaacttgatagccttaagctagctgatagagtttgtctatatttttttttataggataggaggcaaacgagcagacaggttgcctgatggtaagcgatcaccgccgcccatggacacccgaaacaccagaggtgttggaggtgcgttgccggcctttaagatgggtgtacgctcttttcttgaagatttgaaggtcgtatcggtccggaaataccgctggtaaatgttgattttgaatcataaatattgaattttgagccgtggcaaatgccgggataacgcaaggatggtGCAATCGCTGTGTCGTTAAAAGAACATGTGTTTTTAAGACAAGCCACATACCTAGAACAtgacataaattaaattttgtcccagagctgtaagaacctctttttgacacatgtgacatgacagcgtccacaaaacgtaaactcgcgcaacctaatgaaattttaaataaaaccctgtacttaataatatttaaagaaatCAAGTAcgggtttgcgccagttctctttcgccaaggagagcggcgtgaggtttccgtcaactgccaccacatcacgatgcatcccacactcgttgttaatgaagtaattcctgagattgtacacctcacggttctggagatctttggcgtttaggaagcctcgacctccgcacttccgtgggatttacaatctcataacagacgagcgcgggtgtaacatacgatgtgtggtaagcagtgaacggaccctccgatccagggcgtccagctcagtctgggtccaccgtagtatgccaaaggagtatgtgagtagaggcattacccaggcgttaaaggcgcgcactttgttgcctcctgacaaaagactgttaaggacttttgtgagccgactgaaaaaacgctccttcaccgaccgtctaatgccaacatcctcaatacccaacgactgtgacataccaaggtacttataggtttctgattcagagatagatctgaacgaaatcgtctcagaaagttgtaaattttctgaatttacaacctccccccgctgtacatgcataaccgcacacttatcgacaccaaactccattctgatggcggtactgaaaacttctgtggttttcaatagcaccatcaggtcttgggtgttcggtgcaaatagtttgagatcgtccatgtacagaaggtgagagatgacttcaccctctctccgaagccggcaacctagcccagaatccttcagcagcgtgctgaggggattcagagctaggcagagccataatggactcaaactgtcaccctggaatattcctcgctcaatccttatgaagtcctgcgggccaggggggccatccctgcctcctggttgacgaaggactgtcatgtggtccactgcctcatacatgcagccaggaaggatattaaagctgcatattattattattattattggatgtcatacatttttattttaaattataagaaTTATTGAGTTATCGAATTATTTGATGAATCAGTGCACAGTGAAATTGATTTAAATGTCTAtccttaatttaatttaatttgatatacCTAAGTTTTCGttgtaattttctttatttgtgAATATGTGTGGACTAAAGttgcctgaaataaatgataacATTAAACATagtctaacacatgttacatttttgcggatcttcgtttgtgagtattttacgatattaatttatcacgcaggatttacttattacgacatttatcattcatttttattatttttaaattagtgTTGTGGCAGaatctgtcatttcgattcaaatgacatttgagtaagttgatagaaatcgtatatttctTTAAGCGCCTCGAACATCCGTACATAATAATCCTAATCgtttcaaccaattcgaaattaatcgttagatttggcaaacgatacgtcttagccacatcgcaacatacttcaaaacaaatgtgtcaaaaatgtgaaccacagaccaacccctaggaggttctctgtgatgtgaacttacagatccgggacaataatcttcttcttcgtcgaaacctcatgactgagggtcgtgaccaccaaagtcgctgtacgttgcagtgctctccactcaggccgatcttttgccttcctaaggatccctggagcccaacgcgcGTGACCTTCTTTATTGTGTTGAACCAGCGCGTGggtaatccggctcttttacgATGGCCCTCCACTGGTCCGACGATCAACGCCTTCTCAAGACAATAATAGGTTCCACTAAGTAGGTAAGTGGAGTCAGTCTAATAAAGGTTGAAGAATCCAAGATCaatgaatgaataaataaatagatcaatgttaaataaatgaagaaatgaatgattgaatgaataaatgaatgcgaaggaatgaatgaatgatttatttataacttaAGAACAAACATACTCACCTCGTCagtctcatcacacaaataaccccttaccaggattcgaaccccaAACTATCGATTACACAGAATACGTTTAAACATTTGTACAAATGTCAATATATGCAGATATTATGTTGCACGTACTAGCAATTGAAATGCAAATACAGTAATTTCAAAGTTATAATGACTTGTTGCAAGTCTCAAAACTGAATTGATAGACTTGTCTAAGCTCTGAGCGATATTGCTATCTATCAATACTATTCGGAAGTTCGAAGTTGGTAAGAGATATTTAGCAGAcatatccatactatactatactatatactatataatattataaatgggaaagtgtgtgtgtctgtttgtccgtctttcacggcaaaacggagcgacgaatcggcgtgattttttaagtggagatagctgaagggatggagagtgacataggctactttttgtctctttctaactcgagcgaaaGCGGGCAAAGGCTATATTATATTGATGAATTTATGAAGTTCTGTGGCCTATTTAACAACAATGAGAATTTCGCCCGACAGttacacttcgccgttcattgcctgttcaactaGGAATGAcgctgagtaataatgttacttatcaaaccAGAAATAAGCACccaattgtcagtgtcaagtgtcagtCAATATGGTGAATAACCAATATggtgaccggtctggcgcagttggtagtgaccctgcctgctgcgccgcggtcccgggttcgaatcccgctaagggcatttatttgtgtgatgagcacagatatttgttcccgagtcatgggtgttgtctatgtatataggtatttatatattatatatatcgttgtctgagtacccataacacaagccttcttgagcttaccgtgggcctcagtcaatctgtgtaagaatgtcctataatatttatttatttattattttatttctttattttaaatagaCCACTGGTCGCCTAGCGGTAAAATGGAATTTCAATTCAGAGATCCCGGATCCGAACCCTGACTCGTACCAATGAGGTTTTTGAACAACAAAAACTGTTACtttattgtcccagatttgtaagaacctctttttgacacatgacagcgtccacaatacgtaaactcgcgcaacctaataaataaataaataaataataaataaataactattataggacattcttacacagattgactgagtcccacggtaagctcaagaaggcttgtgttgtgggtactcagacaacgatatacatatataatatataaatacttatatacatagaaaacatccatgactcaggaacatctgtgctcatcacacaaataaatgcccttaccgggattcgaacccgggaccgcggcgtagcaggcagggtcactaccgactgcgccagaccggtcgtcaaaccggACCGGTCGGTcctaatgaaattttgaataaaattctgtaataatatttaaaaaagtcaagtacttaaaaagaatatttcgcttactttaaacataatctagcacgtgttacatttttgcggatcttcgttagtattTTAcgaatttatcacgcaggatttacttattatgacatttatcattcatttttttaaactagtgctgtggcagtctgtcatttcgattcaaatgacatttcagtaagttgatagaaatcgtatatttattTAAGCGCCTCTTTGTATATATGGCCTagtcgattcaaccaattcgaaattaatcgttagatttggcaaacgatacgacttagccacatcgcaacatacttcaaaacaaatgtgtccaaaatgtgaacttacaaatccgggacaatagtcaATCGTCCCTATCTTAATTTGGAATTCTTTAAAGGTTCGAATGTCACGAAATTTGGACTTGCAAAGAGTTGACGTGCCGAAacatttgttaaaaagtttCGAACAAAACCATAAAGtttccgccattttgaattccGTTCAAATTTAGAACACGAGTTGAGAGTGTTTCAGGGagaaatttaacgaatgctaaagtttatttattttctgaggAGAATATCTGCGGGTATTTTATGGTTAAAATATGGACTGACTTAAAATGTGGAGATTTTGCTAAACGCATTAAAACGCAGTTAAATTGAAGTAatgtcatgattttaaaataaataaatatgtccattgttcttataaaaaataaaaacacgcaaaatatttaaggaaaatatgattttggcaaCTTTTATGCTGcgatcagcgccatctagttttaagcataAAAGGCTTTGTCAGTGCAGTATTAAATTGTTCTTGctattaaaatacaatttattgGAAAACTATATTGCGTTTTGGGGTGTCAACGTCAAAATCAACCCCTCCTCTACcaaaaacgtcacttttgacattgacagatTTGTCAAACTACGTCAACACACATTGATTTCGACAAACAGACATTGGTTGAGTGTTCTTTGATCGGAGATTTGTGGGCTCTTCTCATCTTTCTTATATAGCTAAAAAATGCGAAAGGAATATTAACATTCTTAAGGCCCTATCAGGTGCTTGGTGGGGAGCCCACCCATATTCTCAAAAATTGTTATATAACGCTTTAATCCGCAGCCTTTTAGATTTTGGTACTTTTATATTCGAACCCTGTAATAAATCAGCTCTCACTGTGCTAGAACGTATTCAAATGAGGGCTCTCAGAATTGTTACGGGTGCCATGAAGCCTTCCCCAAACAGAGCTATCCAGGTTGAATGTGTGGATCCTCCGTTGGATTTAAGACGGCAACTTCTTGCAGACCGCTTTTTATTTGGTATCTCTGCACTATCTTCTCATCCTCTTCTCCCAAAACTGCGTCTTCTTCAATTATATGGGTCAAGCAAAGCATACTGGCGTAATAAAGATCAACCCAATTTGGTTAATAGTCTAGTGAAAATAGCAGCTCTTAAACCCCCTATTATGAAATCTTCTACTCTACCTATTTATTCTGTTCCTTTCGAGGCTCTTACGCATGTACCCAAAGTCGTAACTaatattggcatagataaaggGTCTCCTTCTGCTAATTCGACTTTCTCTAAGTTTGTTCACTCATACTATTCAGGTCATCGGCTCTTTTTTACTGATGCATCTAAATTATCGGATCAGGGTTGTGTAGGGGCAGCTTTTCTCATATCAAACTCGGATATCTTAGCAAAATTTAAACTTCCTCCTGAAGCGTCAGTATTTTCTGGTGAATGCTTGGCCCTCTTAAAAGCTCTAGAATATATCTTTGTCCATAAGTTGCCAAAATGCGTAATTTTTTCTGACTGTCTCAGTGCAATTCAGTCTATTATGTTACGCCCTTTCAAGAATTTCGCACGTAGCTATCTTATTTGTCaactaaaaaacaaaatttttgaaTGCCATTCTGCTGGCTTAGAGATAGTATTTGTTTGGATCCCTAGTCACTCGGGCATAGTAGGTAATGAGAAGGCGGACATAGCCGCCAAAGAAGCTGTTCTTGATGGGGATGACTccttttttaaaatatattcgcCTGATATCCTGAACATCCCCTTCGAGTTCATGAAGAAAAAATGGGCTACCCGATGGACCCGTGCTAAGAAATGCTTCTTTTCTGAAATTCAGCCATCTATCCCATCCCGTCCatggtttttcaaaaatagatcTCTTTCTAAAAGACACACTAGCATTATTATTAGACTCAGATTAGGTCGTGTTTGTTCGTCCGAGCAATTACATAGTTTTAAAATGAAAGATTCTCCTATATGCGACTGTGGTACTGAAGTTGGTAATATTGATCATATTTTCTTTAACTGTCCGCTAAACAACAAATCTCCTGATCTTTATTCCTACCTTCCAAATATTAATGTACCTTTACCTACTAATATGTCTTCATTGTTGTACCTAACTAGTAATAATAAAGTGGTGTATGCTATAAGTAAATTTATGTCAAAAAACAATATTGTCCTTTAAAAGGCACCTTTTTTACTTAGTGTTGAAcataaatgtttgtttttgtattaaattataataatataataatcaaaAGAATGTTTGTTTAGAATAAGTAATTTTTGTTTGTCATTTTCTTATATTGTTCTGCAGGTATTACCCAGTCTATCTTTTTGCTCTATGTTTATTTTCTATCCTCATGCCGTGTGAAGTTCGATACTCGTTTTTGGCAGAATTGTGCTTAACTGCGCGGTAGCCATAGACTAAAAAGTGAAGTGAAGTGAAGACATTGGTTCTTATGGTTACAAACTTACTCAAAATAAAATGGACCCGTTCTAAAGCGCTCCTTTTATTCGTGAACAAGTCGTGGGTTTTTTTAATTCGATTCTGGCGGATCCCATGGCACCGTAATGGATAGGAATCTAATAAATCAGAGGGTAATGGCGCAGTGGATATAGTACAGTAGgctataaattgaatttttaagacatttttcaaaaaaatcggAAGTACGagtaaattataaaatagaGTCAGACCAAGATAAATTAGCAACGCTTTTGATAACATCGCATGTGCGAGGGTAAGTATGAGCTATTtgctataaaaacaaacaaaagataatcaattttgtgtaattaaaagagacacggcgcggcggtgaactatcaatatcgccgtgtctcttttatttgcaccggagtgcttatcttttgatcgtttttatagccggtagcTATAATTtaatagctcgcggtgggacaaGTGCCTAACTACCCACAATTAGCTTAACATGAATAACATGATTGTTCAAggtagtaaaataaataataaatttattttatttctattgtttGCGATACTTAACACTCACAATATTCTTGCCCTGGTCAAAAAACAGAGGAGACAAATGGAACTGCTGAGCCTCGCATTTAATTTGAGAAAATGTATCATAATGCAGCATTGGGCGAGGAAGTTTCCCGTTTTTCGATCAACCAGATACGATTTCTGTATATATTGccttaaaatatattttcctATTCTTAAAACTTACAAAAGCGCTCGGAGTCCTTGGAGTGTTTCTTAGGAGACCTCTAATAGGTCTGCTGTTATTTTGTCAACTGTGGCTCTGAAGAGAGGTCCTGTAATGGCGTTATACTGAGAAGAGTAGGGACTTGCTCCATCGCTTAGGATTCCAGCTTTAGCTGTATTTTATAGCTTGGCTCTTAATTCCAACTAGATTGCGTTTTAATCGAACTTTTAGTTTACTGATTGTTTTTGTATCTAATAATATCTAGAATACGCtgaatcctaccgactgcgccactACAGGCAggatgcttgtttgccaccatgtggtataaaaataaaatcttaaGCAAAAACTACTCGTAACACTTAATTATACCAAATTTAAAGAGAGAAGGCAGTAGTGGACGGTCGCCCTTAACCCGAATTGGATGGAATGTGATCGAAATCGGCAGCAAAGAGAAgcatttttgcaaaaattttgtttaaatagaCTGGATGTAGGGTATGTTCAGAGTATTCTGAACAACCCTGCTTCTGACGCAACCTTGTACTTGTGTAGTTTAGTGGAGTGCCGCCAGTAGATACACAAGTATAGGGGcttctaaatataaaatatgtgtaTGTCTAAAATCTGATGATTAACAACTGTTTTTGAAACGATGGAGCTGCCATGTCAAAAAGACAAAAgctcctaaataaataaagatttaaaaaaaaaaaaaacccgaatTGGGTGATGGTTTTAGTAGTTTAGAACCAGGACAAATTTGAAAGCGGTTAGGAGCCGCCTTAGCTCTTAGCTTAGATATAGGTATGTTATTGTTGGTTGTCCTAAGGCaacccataggtgcatagggcctccacaaaatccttccacgccttactatcttgagccaccgccttggcctcgttacAGCTCAGTCCGAATTCCCGCAGCTCGTTCCGTGGCCGAAGACTATAAGAAATGAGGATCTGTGAgagatggatcggtcatacccATCGAAGAGGAGCTGCCAATAGCGCCAGTATCGCGAGTGGCAACTTCAAGGAGGAAAGCGAGCCCGCAatcgccccgtacacacctggaggcagATATATAGGTAAGTGTATATGTAATAAacctataatagttatttgttatacaagggggcaaagttgtattttaacgccgagtgtggaattgaaaaacgagcaagtgaaaggattttatagttgaaccacgagcgaagcgagtggttcgagaataaaatcctgaaattgcgagttttttaacacacgagaagtaaaatacatttgcacccgagtgtaacacaaaacttttcgcctcactatagcgaggaaactacaacgcaaaaaatgcgtttatcactgcttccagtagtttcacaggtggtaaatcatctttattttagtagattcacctacttttatcaattttaaagcagttaatttgactttatacaaggtcaaattactttacccactagtggataaaatgcgtttttacccgctggtattaaaggacaaaacacgtgtttccgagcgagtgaggggaaaaaatatttaaatcgaTTAATATTTTACAATTGCAACATAAaaccttgaacagaaaagtgccacTTTGATCCCTCGTTACTGTTCCTAGCCGACATCACAATGGGTTAAGTAACTCATAggtcataggtaagcgtgctccaccttagtccgttttcacactatccgatccgatatcggatgtcggaaggatttcaatggcaAAATTACAATATGGCGCCTgtgatgtatgggatatcagtccggcatccgatatcggatcggataatgtgaaaacgcacttagtccgcatcatcacttaggtaccatcaggtgtgatcgtggtcagacgtctactttttttttaatactacgtcggtggcacac
This is a stretch of genomic DNA from Leguminivora glycinivorella isolate SPB_JAAS2020 chromosome 20, LegGlyc_1.1, whole genome shotgun sequence. It encodes these proteins:
- the LOC125237081 gene encoding uncharacterized protein LOC125237081 isoform X1; protein product: MRALRIVTGAMKPSPNRAIQVECVDPPLDLRRQLLADRFLFGISALSSHPLLPKLRLLQLYGSSKAYWRNKDQPNLVNSLVKIAALKPPIMKSSTLPIYSVPFEALTHVPKVVTNIGIDKGSPSANSTFSKFVHSYYSGHRLFFTDASKLSDQGCVGAAFLISNSDILAKFKLPPEASVFSGECLALLKALEYIFVHKLPKCVIFSDCLSAIQSIMLRPFKNFARSYLICQLKNKIFECHSAGLEIVFVWIPSHSGIVGNEKADIAAKEAVLDGDDSFFKIYSPDILNIPFEFMKKKWATRWTRAKKCFFSEIQPSIPSRPWFFKNRSLSKRHTSIIIRLRLGRVCSSEQLHSFKMKDSPICDCGTEVGITQSIFLLYVYFLSSCRVKFDTRFWQNCA
- the LOC125237081 gene encoding uncharacterized protein LOC125237081 isoform X2; this encodes MRALRIVTGAMKPSPNRAIQVECVDPPLDLRRQLLADRFLFGISALSSHPLLPKLRLLQLYGSSKAYWRNKDQPNLVNSLVKIAALKPPIMKSSTLPIYSVPFEALTHVPKVVTNIGIDKGSPSANSTFSKFVHSYYSGHRLFFTDASKLSDQGCVGAAFLISNSDILAKFKLPPEASVFSGECLALLKALEYIFVHKLPKCVIFSDCLSAIQSIMLRPFKNFARSYLICQLKNKIFECHSAGLEIVFVWIPSHSGIVGNEKADIAAKEAVLDGDDSFFKIYSPDILNIPFEFMKKKWATRWTRAKKCFFSEIQPSIPSRPWFFKNRSLSKRHTSIIIRLRLGRVCSSEQLHSFKMKDSPICDCGTEVLPSLSFCSMFIFYPHAV